The sequence CTTCCCGTGGAAGCCCACGTTGTTCTCCATGAAGGACACTCCTTTCCCCTTCACCGTCTTGGCCACGATGACAGTGGGAGAGCCGCTATGTTCCATGGCCATCCCTATGGTGTCCAGCACCTGCCACATGTCATTGCCGTCCATGAAGAGCACGTTCCATCCGAAGCTCTTCCATTTGTCACCAAGAGGTTCCAGGGCCATGACCTCTTCCGTCCGGCCATCGATCTGCAGGCCGTTGCGATCGATGATGCAAATGACATTGTCCAGGTGGTTGTGGGCGGCGAACATGGCCGCCTCCCAGATCTGACCTTCGGCCATCTCACCGTCGCCGCAGAGACAGAACACCTTGCGGTCCAGTCCCTGCAATCTCAGGGCGAGCGCCAGTCCGTTGGCCACGCTCAGTCCCTGACCCAACGATCCGGTGGACATCTCCACTCCAGGCGTCTTGACGCGGGAAGGGTGGCCTTGCAGCCGGGAATGCAGCTTGCGCAGGGTGATCAGCTCTTCCGTGGGGAAGTAGCCACACTCGGCCAGGGCGGCATAGTAGATAGGGGCGGCGTGCCCCTTGGACAATATGAAATGGTCTCGGTCCAGGGAAGAACCGCTTTCCGGGGAATGATCCATTATCTCGAAGAACAGGGCGGTCACAATATCGGCAGAGGAGAGCGAACCTCCGGGATGTCCAGATCCAGCAGCGTGGATCATACGGATGACGTGACGGCGCAACAATTCGGCCTTCTTCTCAAGCTCTTTGACGGTTTTCTCGTTAAGGTCATGCAAAGTAAAGCACCTAAAGGGATGGGGGTTACCCATTATCCTAACATGACTTAAAAATATTTTCCACCGCACCCGTTCTTTAACGTTCCTTTTTTTACGGTTACACGAAGAAATAAAATAATCTAATGGCGACAGTATGGATAGATCATGGTGTTCGAAGTGCCGGTCCAAGGGAACGTCCGCTTGGCCACGATGTTGGAAAGGATCAACGCGGACGAAGAGCTCAAAGCGCTTTGGAAAGCATCCAATATCAACGCCATCGACCGGCTGGGATTCAGTGATCACGGTTCCACCCACGTGCGCATCGTAGCCCGCAACGCCCTGAAGATGCTCAGGCTGCTGGTGGGGAGCGGCCGTTCCCCCGGGGTGGTACAGAACTACGGACTGACGGTGGAGGACGCCGAACTGGTGGTGGTCTTGGCTTCGGTGACGCATGACATCGGCCTATCGGTGCACCGGGAGAACCACGATGAGTTCTCGATCGTCCTGGCCGGGCCAATACTGCGCCGTCTGTTACAGGGAATGTATACCGAGCCTTCACTGACGTTCATGGTGGCGGAGATAGAACATGCCATGATATCTCATCACGAAGGTTTTGTCCCCTATACGATGGAAGGGGGGGTCGTCCGGGTGGCCGACGCCCTGGACATGGAGAAGGGAAGGGCGAGGATCCCCTTCGCCAGTGGAAGTGTGAACATCCACTCCGTAAGCGCTCTGGCCATCGATAAGGTAAGGGTGATCAAAGGAGAGGAGCGCCCTATTCTCATCGATATAGACATGAACAACTCCGCTGGGATCTTTCAGATCGATGAACTGTTGAAAGAGAAGATCGCCCGCTCCGGATTGCGGGACCTCATCACCGTGGAGGTCCGAGTGCCGGGGGCGGAGAACAGTATCGTTAAGGGGTTACGCCTCTAATCGTTCTCGATCCTAGGCGCCAGCAGGTATTTCACTTGACCATTGCCCGAGGCTATGTCGAACTCCAGTTTGACCGGCAGGTCGTTGCCCAGGTTGATATTGACGTTGGTGCCACTGGGAATGGCCTTGATCATGTTGGAGAAGTAGTCCATTGGGAAAAGGGAGCGGATGCTCTCCGAGCACTGCAGATCAACCAGAAGGGCCTTGGGCAGTTTTAGACTGACCGAATCGGTATCTCCCTCTGACACCATCTCGAACCCATCGGTGTTGGCC comes from Methanomassiliicoccales archaeon and encodes:
- a CDS encoding HD domain-containing protein, with the translated sequence MVFEVPVQGNVRLATMLERINADEELKALWKASNINAIDRLGFSDHGSTHVRIVARNALKMLRLLVGSGRSPGVVQNYGLTVEDAELVVVLASVTHDIGLSVHRENHDEFSIVLAGPILRRLLQGMYTEPSLTFMVAEIEHAMISHHEGFVPYTMEGGVVRVADALDMEKGRARIPFASGSVNIHSVSALAIDKVRVIKGEERPILIDIDMNNSAGIFQIDELLKEKIARSGLRDLITVEVRVPGAENSIVKGLRL
- a CDS encoding transketolase, giving the protein MHDLNEKTVKELEKKAELLRRHVIRMIHAAGSGHPGGSLSSADIVTALFFEIMDHSPESGSSLDRDHFILSKGHAAPIYYAALAECGYFPTEELITLRKLHSRLQGHPSRVKTPGVEMSTGSLGQGLSVANGLALALRLQGLDRKVFCLCGDGEMAEGQIWEAAMFAAHNHLDNVICIIDRNGLQIDGRTEEVMALEPLGDKWKSFGWNVLFMDGNDMWQVLDTIGMAMEHSGSPTVIVAKTVKGKGVSFMENNVGFHGKAPDEKEYEQAMRELGGSA